A stretch of Thermomicrobium roseum DSM 5159 DNA encodes these proteins:
- a CDS encoding APC family permease, which produces MSARLFVRQSSGLVRSISAVDAFVGNLLIINLVITATQIVLMPWLFPGLNLPLSVLITAPLVLFPGTVYLLYGLAMPRSGGDYVYISRTLHPALGFAANCSVVLWNMSWMGAYANWVTTQGIAASLSITGTLFGNTALTQLADRLATPWSTLLIGTVVNVLLAAVLVSGLRRALLVQRTLFLVAFLSLALGVLVVALASHAEFLAHAQRFFDPAALQQSAQQAGLELPASWNDLRQTLYATGLNALALLFMWFVQYAGGEIQNVRRTLPRAVLGSLAAGTAMITLMAWAAAKTFGPDFLAAFNHVFANAPDAYPFTVPPSWQLLQSLLTDNPVLVWLMALAFIAWPMAAIIMNHLANSRCMFAWAFDRLLPEKLAEVNERTGSPVVAILLSAIGAELFLIVFTFWGNTATFFGGSTLGYLLAFGTTALAGLLWPLLRPDSFRRSPAAVQLFGLPLIQIAGAGTLLYFAFLFWAFLTNPAFGLARLGLVGFALYWLVGLGIFVIAWQVRRAQGIDLSLVYREVPAE; this is translated from the coding sequence ATGTCAGCACGACTCTTCGTGCGCCAATCGTCTGGACTGGTCCGGAGCATCTCCGCAGTCGATGCCTTCGTCGGCAATCTCTTGATCATCAATCTCGTCATCACGGCCACCCAGATCGTCCTCATGCCCTGGCTCTTCCCGGGCCTGAACCTGCCGCTCTCGGTCCTCATCACGGCTCCGCTCGTCCTCTTCCCCGGCACCGTCTACTTGCTCTACGGTCTCGCCATGCCACGGTCCGGCGGAGATTATGTCTACATCAGTCGGACGTTGCATCCGGCGCTCGGCTTCGCTGCGAACTGCTCCGTCGTGCTCTGGAACATGTCCTGGATGGGAGCCTACGCGAACTGGGTCACGACCCAGGGAATCGCGGCAAGCCTCTCGATCACCGGGACACTCTTCGGCAATACGGCCCTCACGCAGCTGGCCGACCGTTTGGCGACGCCGTGGAGCACGCTCCTGATCGGCACCGTGGTCAACGTTCTGCTCGCCGCCGTGCTGGTCAGTGGCTTGCGCCGCGCCCTGCTCGTCCAACGCACACTCTTCCTGGTCGCGTTCCTCTCACTCGCCTTGGGAGTGCTCGTCGTCGCGCTCGCTTCCCACGCCGAATTCCTCGCGCACGCCCAGCGATTCTTCGATCCCGCTGCACTCCAGCAGTCGGCTCAGCAGGCTGGGCTGGAACTCCCGGCTTCCTGGAACGACCTCCGGCAGACGCTCTACGCGACCGGTCTCAATGCACTGGCGCTGCTCTTCATGTGGTTCGTCCAATATGCTGGTGGCGAGATCCAGAACGTGCGGCGAACCCTGCCGCGGGCTGTCCTCGGTTCGCTGGCCGCCGGCACTGCCATGATCACGCTCATGGCCTGGGCAGCCGCCAAGACCTTCGGCCCCGATTTCCTCGCCGCCTTCAACCACGTCTTCGCGAACGCTCCAGATGCCTACCCCTTCACGGTACCACCCAGTTGGCAGTTGCTCCAGAGCCTCCTCACCGACAACCCGGTTCTCGTCTGGCTCATGGCCCTCGCCTTCATCGCCTGGCCGATGGCGGCCATCATCATGAACCATCTCGCCAACAGCCGCTGCATGTTCGCCTGGGCCTTCGACCGCTTGCTTCCGGAGAAGCTGGCTGAGGTGAACGAGCGGACGGGAAGCCCGGTGGTCGCGATCCTGTTGAGCGCGATCGGTGCGGAACTGTTCCTGATCGTCTTTACCTTCTGGGGCAATACGGCCACCTTCTTCGGCGGGAGCACGCTCGGGTATCTCCTCGCTTTCGGTACGACTGCGCTGGCTGGCCTGCTCTGGCCCCTGCTGCGGCCCGATTCGTTCCGCCGGTCGCCTGCGGCCGTCCAGCTCTTCGGCCTGCCGCTGATCCAGATCGCTGGAGCTGGGACACTCCTCTACTTCGCCTTCCTCTTCTGGGCCTTCCTCACCAACCCGGCTTTCGGCCTGGCACGGCTCGGTCTGGTCGGCTTCGCGCTCTACTGGCTGGTTGGGCTCGGTATCTTCGTGATCGCCTGGCAAGTTCGCCGTGCCCAGGGCATCGATCTCTCTCTGGTCTACCGTGAAGTACCGGCGGAGTGA
- a CDS encoding metallophosphoesterase family protein: MRWFRRSSPSSTRFRLLYATDLHGADRVFRKLVNAALTYEADAVVIGGDLTGKVLVPLIHQPDGSWLLTFYGETRHLTTDSEADEVAAELADTGHYVLRCAAALVVDLEAEPTRRDTVFLELMRERLVAWAALVRERLAPHGIRFYWNCGNDDPIELDAYLRDLPGVDFLEGRAVQLENGVWLASVGAANLTPWQCPRDVPEEELARRIDEVVAQIPSSDLPTAIFNFHCPPYGSGLDLAPRLDETLKPVVIGGVVETIPVGSTAVRSAIERYQPQLGLHGHIHESRGAQRLGRTLCLNPGSEYQDGILRAAVIDFSGPLVRNYVLVSA; the protein is encoded by the coding sequence ATGCGCTGGTTCCGCCGCTCCTCGCCATCGTCGACACGATTCCGTCTGCTCTACGCGACCGACCTGCACGGCGCTGATCGCGTCTTCCGCAAGCTCGTGAACGCGGCACTGACGTACGAGGCCGATGCAGTGGTGATCGGCGGTGACCTCACGGGCAAAGTGCTCGTTCCGCTAATCCACCAACCCGACGGCTCCTGGCTTCTCACGTTCTATGGCGAGACACGTCACCTCACGACCGACAGCGAAGCGGACGAGGTCGCAGCAGAACTCGCAGACACCGGTCACTATGTCCTCCGGTGCGCTGCAGCGCTCGTCGTCGATCTGGAAGCTGAGCCGACCCGTCGCGACACGGTCTTTCTCGAGCTGATGCGCGAGCGGCTCGTTGCCTGGGCAGCCCTCGTACGCGAACGGCTCGCCCCACACGGTATCCGCTTCTACTGGAACTGCGGCAATGACGATCCGATCGAGCTGGATGCGTACCTCCGCGACCTCCCTGGCGTCGATTTCCTCGAAGGACGTGCTGTCCAGCTCGAGAACGGGGTTTGGCTCGCCAGCGTCGGCGCAGCGAACCTCACTCCCTGGCAATGCCCGCGCGATGTGCCCGAAGAAGAACTCGCTCGCCGCATCGACGAAGTCGTCGCCCAGATCCCATCCAGCGATCTTCCGACGGCGATCTTCAACTTCCACTGCCCGCCCTACGGTAGCGGGCTCGATCTCGCACCGCGCCTCGACGAGACGCTCAAACCCGTCGTCATCGGGGGCGTGGTGGAAACGATCCCCGTCGGAAGTACCGCGGTTCGCAGCGCTATCGAACGCTACCAGCCTCAGCTCGGCCTCCATGGCCACATTCACGAGTCACGGGGCGCGCAGCGGCTCGGCCGTACGCTCTGCCTCAATCCAGGGAGCGAGTACCAAGACGGTATCCTGCGGGCAGCAGTCATCGACTTTTCCGGACCGCTCGTGCGAAACTACGTCCTCGTGAGCGCGTGA
- a CDS encoding nitrilase-related carbon-nitrogen hydrolase: protein MGLRYRAAAIQFEPELGAKEQNVERLLSLCTAAARAGARLLVTPEMATTGYCWYDRREIAPFVEPIPGPTTERFATLAREHHCFIVLGLPEVDSRTGIFYNAAALIGPSGVLGVYRKTHSFISEPKWAKDGDLGFPVFSTELGRLGILICMDADYFEPARLLALQAADVLCFPTNWLLEKGPGATWIARAFENGCYLIAADRYGCERGVQFSGGSAIIEPDGTIQARLDSGDGYLLGEIELDRARHKRFPGSLAPEKLTARRPEFYDTLTLNAYLWNPLEFHGLYGHRPLPPGRASLIAVAQFLPKPGDLAANLATIDRSLAALPRGTRLAVFPEYAATGVPHDASEATAFAASDTASLLRALRRLARRHRTALVVGFLEALPGGFASSAALVTPSGLTVTYRKTHVIGPERSFLVPGDTPPPVIDLPLGRLGLLIGSDLCFPEIARVLALAGCDLLAVPAGPGIPPVQALGPTSVPLPPPAVTGDDPTHFHLARVRACENMTVVAYAALPLPEGTGWSGLFGPVPESRASERLVEPGQAGLSWGLLDTRNAASRYPTNPLRAKDMLRMRQPYWYAPLQLPIAAPAEGVTLTAQTRDAAREA from the coding sequence ATGGGTCTGCGCTACCGGGCAGCAGCGATCCAGTTCGAACCGGAACTGGGAGCCAAAGAGCAAAACGTGGAGCGCTTGCTGTCACTCTGCACCGCCGCCGCCCGGGCTGGTGCGCGCCTCCTCGTGACGCCGGAAATGGCCACCACGGGCTACTGTTGGTACGATCGTCGCGAGATCGCCCCCTTCGTCGAACCGATCCCCGGACCCACAACCGAACGCTTCGCCACCCTCGCCCGCGAGCATCACTGCTTCATCGTGCTCGGACTTCCGGAAGTCGATTCCCGTACCGGTATCTTCTACAACGCAGCAGCACTCATCGGACCTTCCGGCGTCCTCGGCGTCTACCGCAAGACACACAGCTTCATCAGCGAACCGAAGTGGGCGAAAGATGGCGATCTCGGTTTTCCCGTCTTCTCGACCGAACTCGGCCGTCTCGGGATCCTCATTTGCATGGACGCCGACTACTTCGAGCCTGCGCGTCTCCTCGCCCTCCAGGCCGCCGACGTCCTCTGTTTTCCGACCAACTGGCTCCTCGAGAAAGGTCCTGGCGCCACGTGGATCGCTCGCGCCTTCGAGAACGGCTGCTACCTCATCGCAGCCGATCGCTACGGCTGCGAGCGCGGCGTTCAGTTCTCCGGTGGATCGGCCATCATCGAGCCTGATGGCACGATCCAGGCACGACTCGACAGTGGCGACGGCTATCTCCTCGGCGAGATCGAGCTGGATCGCGCGCGACACAAGCGCTTCCCTGGTAGTCTCGCTCCCGAAAAACTGACTGCGCGCCGACCCGAGTTCTACGACACCTTGACGCTCAACGCCTACCTCTGGAATCCTCTCGAATTTCATGGGCTGTACGGTCATCGGCCGTTACCTCCCGGCCGCGCCAGCCTGATCGCTGTCGCCCAGTTCTTGCCGAAACCCGGCGATCTGGCCGCCAATCTCGCGACCATCGATCGCTCCTTGGCTGCGTTGCCCCGCGGCACCCGTCTCGCAGTCTTCCCGGAATACGCCGCGACGGGTGTTCCACACGATGCGAGCGAGGCCACAGCCTTCGCAGCGAGCGACACTGCCTCTCTCCTGCGCGCACTCCGACGCCTGGCTCGCCGACACCGGACCGCTCTCGTCGTTGGCTTCCTCGAAGCGCTACCCGGCGGCTTTGCCTCCAGTGCCGCCTTGGTCACACCGAGCGGCCTCACCGTCACCTATCGGAAAACGCACGTCATCGGTCCGGAACGGTCGTTCCTCGTGCCGGGCGACACGCCCCCACCAGTCATCGATCTGCCGCTCGGCCGACTCGGCCTGCTCATCGGCAGCGATCTCTGCTTCCCCGAGATCGCGCGCGTCCTCGCGCTCGCCGGATGCGATCTCCTCGCGGTCCCCGCTGGACCAGGCATCCCCCCGGTGCAAGCACTCGGCCCGACCAGCGTCCCCCTCCCGCCACCAGCCGTGACCGGTGACGACCCGACGCACTTCCATCTCGCGCGGGTGCGGGCATGCGAAAACATGACCGTCGTGGCCTACGCCGCACTCCCGCTCCCCGAGGGAACCGGCTGGTCGGGCCTCTTCGGCCCCGTTCCGGAATCGCGGGCCAGCGAGCGCCTCGTCGAACCGGGCCAGGCCGGCCTCTCCTGGGGGCTCCTCGACACGCGCAACGCGGCCAGCCGCTACCCCACGAACCCGCTCCGCGCCAAGGACATGCTGCGGATGCGTCAGCCCTACTGGTACGCGCCGCTCCAGCTGCCGATCGCCGCACCCGCCGAGGGCGTTACTCTCACGGCACAGACCCGCGACGCTGCTCGCGAAGCGTGA
- a CDS encoding arsenate reductase ArsC, producing the protein MAEALLRWMAGETFEVYSAGTEPKAVHPLTIRVLEEMGIPTEGLRSKGVDEFLGQSFDFVITVCDQAKERCPVFPGGEQIHWSFPDPSAVQGSEEEQLEFFRRVRDMIAQRLRLWLSVTLREQRRGSVP; encoded by the coding sequence ATGGCGGAGGCCCTCTTGCGCTGGATGGCCGGGGAGACGTTCGAGGTGTACTCGGCGGGCACCGAGCCGAAGGCGGTACATCCGCTGACGATCCGTGTCCTGGAAGAAATGGGAATCCCGACAGAGGGTCTCCGATCCAAGGGAGTCGATGAGTTCCTCGGTCAATCGTTCGACTTCGTCATCACTGTCTGTGACCAGGCGAAGGAACGCTGCCCAGTTTTCCCCGGAGGGGAGCAGATCCACTGGTCCTTTCCCGATCCCTCTGCCGTCCAGGGAAGCGAGGAGGAGCAGCTGGAGTTCTTCCGCCGCGTGCGGGACATGATCGCGCAACGGCTGCGTCTGTGGCTCAGCGTCACGCTTCGCGAGCAGCGTCGCGGGTCTGTGCCGTGA
- a CDS encoding nucleotidyltransferase domain-containing protein: MSPAETHVATDPIEAWLTEAVERLVRAIDPERILLFGSFAKGQAGRRSDIDLIVVWNTDLGPLDRIGLVLELLADAPRPVDVLVYTPTEFAERSELPFLRGILREARLLYERRETPARGTPMAAPS, translated from the coding sequence ATGTCGCCTGCCGAGACACACGTTGCGACTGACCCGATCGAAGCCTGGCTCACTGAGGCGGTCGAGCGGCTCGTCCGGGCGATCGATCCCGAGCGTATCCTCCTCTTCGGCTCCTTCGCCAAGGGACAGGCTGGTCGCCGCTCCGATATCGATTTGATCGTCGTCTGGAATACGGACCTCGGACCACTCGATCGGATCGGCCTCGTTTTGGAACTCCTCGCGGATGCTCCCCGACCGGTCGATGTACTCGTCTATACTCCAACCGAGTTCGCCGAGCGTTCCGAACTCCCTTTCCTGCGCGGGATACTGCGAGAGGCTCGTCTCCTCTATGAGCGTCGAGAAACGCCAGCGCGAGGCACACCGATGGCTGCGCCAAGCTGA
- a CDS encoding HEPN domain-containing protein produces MSVEKRQREAHRWLRQAEDDLEAARALLAAAKYAQACFFAQQAAEKALKGLWHALDLDPWGHSVYRLIIELPAEQRAALDPWRATALALDKLYLPTRYPDALGELVPAEAYTREEAEQALEQAAALLEAVRSSLP; encoded by the coding sequence ATGAGCGTCGAGAAACGCCAGCGCGAGGCACACCGATGGCTGCGCCAAGCTGAGGACGACCTCGAGGCTGCCCGCGCCTTGCTCGCAGCGGCCAAGTACGCCCAAGCCTGCTTCTTCGCGCAGCAAGCAGCCGAGAAGGCGCTGAAGGGCCTCTGGCATGCCCTCGATCTCGATCCGTGGGGTCACTCGGTCTACCGACTCATCATCGAACTTCCTGCCGAACAGCGAGCAGCGCTCGATCCCTGGCGTGCGACCGCGCTGGCCCTGGACAAACTGTATCTTCCCACGCGCTACCCCGACGCGCTCGGCGAACTCGTGCCAGCTGAAGCCTATACGCGCGAGGAGGCTGAGCAGGCTCTCGAGCAGGCTGCAGCACTCCTCGAGGCTGTCCGGTCCTCCCTCCCCTGA
- the cofD gene encoding 2-phospho-L-lactate transferase: METGPSNPAASVVVLAGGVGGAKLAHGFAQLDLGSRLTIIVNTADDFELYGLTICPDLDTVLYTLAGIANPVTGWGILGDTANTLAMIGRYGWPTWFWLGDRDLATHILRTERLRQGARLTEIAAELAAALGVTARILPMSDQPVRTIVETPDGPLPFQDYFVRRRQRDTVLAVHFAGIEQARPTPEVERALADASVIVLAPSNPIVSIGPILALPGLRDRLVDHPAPIVAVSPIIAGRALKGPADRMLASLGHEVSPVGVARLYQDFLDGLVIDSADADSAPAIEQLGIRPLVTDAVMHDEADRARLARETLAFADQLRKGRH, translated from the coding sequence GTGGAGACCGGTCCCAGCAATCCTGCTGCTTCCGTCGTCGTCCTCGCTGGCGGCGTCGGTGGCGCCAAGCTCGCGCACGGTTTCGCCCAGCTCGATCTCGGCAGCCGCCTAACCATCATCGTCAACACCGCTGACGATTTCGAACTCTACGGCCTGACCATCTGCCCCGACCTCGACACAGTGCTCTACACGCTCGCCGGCATCGCCAATCCAGTGACCGGTTGGGGCATCCTCGGCGACACGGCCAACACGCTCGCGATGATCGGGCGGTACGGCTGGCCGACCTGGTTCTGGCTCGGGGACCGCGACCTCGCGACGCACATCCTGCGGACCGAACGGCTGCGACAGGGTGCCCGCCTGACGGAGATCGCTGCCGAACTCGCCGCCGCGCTCGGTGTTACCGCTCGCATCCTGCCGATGTCCGATCAGCCTGTCCGGACGATCGTCGAGACACCTGACGGCCCTCTCCCGTTTCAGGACTATTTCGTGCGACGCCGCCAGCGAGACACGGTTCTCGCCGTCCACTTCGCTGGCATCGAGCAGGCACGCCCGACCCCGGAGGTCGAGCGCGCACTGGCCGATGCCTCGGTGATCGTCCTCGCTCCCTCCAATCCGATCGTCAGCATCGGTCCGATCCTCGCGCTGCCCGGTCTCCGTGATCGGCTCGTCGACCACCCTGCTCCGATCGTTGCAGTCAGCCCCATCATCGCCGGACGGGCGCTCAAAGGGCCGGCTGATCGGATGCTCGCCTCGCTGGGGCACGAGGTCTCGCCGGTCGGCGTCGCACGTCTCTACCAGGATTTCCTCGATGGTCTGGTCATCGATTCGGCCGATGCCGACTCAGCCCCAGCCATCGAGCAACTCGGCATCCGCCCACTCGTCACCGATGCCGTCATGCACGATGAGGCCGACCGAGCACGACTCGCCCGCGAGACGCTCGCCTTTGCCGATCAGCTTCGGAAGGGCCGCCATTGA
- the cofC gene encoding 2-phospho-L-lactate guanylyltransferase, protein MQVLAVVPVQRLEQAKSRLAPALEPAARQALVRELAERTIRILRSVPAVAVIGLLTPDPSLASLASRWGVRTLRDAAHGLNDAVRLAQAEACRLHLPALLIVLGDLPLLDPHAIRHALALLESPGVVLAPDRHGTGTNLLALAPPDVIAPAFGPFSRWRHRRAAAGARCTIRELWSRALVLDLDTPEDLALVHRVREGER, encoded by the coding sequence ATGCAGGTCCTCGCCGTCGTTCCTGTCCAGCGCCTGGAACAGGCCAAATCGCGTCTCGCTCCCGCACTGGAACCGGCGGCGCGCCAGGCTCTCGTCCGCGAGTTGGCCGAACGGACCATCCGCATTCTCCGTTCCGTTCCCGCTGTCGCCGTGATCGGTCTCCTGACGCCCGATCCATCGCTGGCTAGCCTCGCGTCTCGGTGGGGGGTCCGCACCCTTCGCGACGCCGCTCATGGCCTCAACGATGCCGTGCGCCTCGCCCAAGCCGAAGCCTGTCGGTTGCACCTACCGGCTCTCCTGATCGTCCTGGGAGATCTGCCGTTGCTCGATCCCCACGCCATCCGGCACGCGCTCGCCCTGCTCGAGTCGCCAGGTGTTGTGCTCGCTCCCGATCGCCACGGCACCGGCACCAATCTTCTGGCGCTCGCCCCACCCGACGTCATCGCGCCGGCCTTCGGTCCGTTCAGTCGCTGGCGACATCGTCGCGCGGCTGCCGGCGCGCGATGTACGATTCGTGAGCTGTGGAGCAGGGCGCTTGTCCTGGATCTCGACACACCTGAAGATCTCGCGCTCGTCCACCGTGTCCGAGAGGGGGAACGGTGA
- a CDS encoding DMT family transporter: MTSREQTVTRWGVFVVALGASLWAVDAPLRKPLSDLLPATSIVLAEHLFLALYALPVLVWQRRALAQLTPRAWLAVLVIAWGASGLATVLFTAAFRVGNPTTVILLQKVQPLIAVLLAALLLRERLPRLYWPCFVTALLGAYLVSFGRSALEPLWLLPQERVLTAALALGAAALWGSGTVLGRYVLGTLGFPTLAAARFLLALPFLAGLAALEGTFSRTFTLGLAQHAPRLFLMALVPGLLAMLIYYAGLRHTRASYATLAELAFPALAIIVNWLTLGATIDLVQFIGFVVLWGSITLLSWLPAPSTVAEPSPASPVS, translated from the coding sequence GTGACCAGCCGAGAGCAGACTGTCACTCGATGGGGTGTTTTCGTTGTGGCACTCGGCGCCTCGCTCTGGGCAGTCGATGCACCGCTGCGCAAGCCGCTGAGCGATCTCTTGCCCGCCACCTCGATCGTGCTCGCCGAGCATCTCTTCCTTGCCCTGTACGCGCTCCCGGTGCTCGTGTGGCAGCGCCGCGCGCTCGCCCAGCTCACGCCGCGTGCCTGGCTCGCCGTCCTCGTCATCGCTTGGGGAGCCTCTGGACTGGCGACCGTCCTCTTCACTGCCGCCTTCCGCGTCGGCAACCCCACGACCGTGATCCTGCTGCAGAAGGTTCAACCGCTCATCGCCGTACTCCTGGCAGCGCTACTGCTCCGCGAACGTCTCCCGCGCCTCTATTGGCCCTGCTTCGTCACGGCACTGCTCGGAGCCTATCTCGTTTCCTTCGGGCGCTCCGCGCTGGAACCACTCTGGCTCCTTCCCCAAGAACGGGTCCTCACTGCCGCTCTCGCTCTCGGTGCTGCCGCACTCTGGGGAAGCGGTACGGTTTTGGGGCGCTATGTGCTCGGCACACTCGGCTTTCCCACGCTAGCAGCAGCCCGCTTTCTTCTCGCGCTCCCGTTTCTCGCCGGGCTCGCCGCCCTCGAGGGCACCTTTTCCCGCACGTTTACCCTCGGGCTCGCCCAGCATGCACCCCGCCTCTTCCTCATGGCGCTCGTTCCCGGTCTCCTCGCCATGTTGATCTACTACGCGGGACTCCGTCATACCCGTGCCTCCTACGCGACGCTCGCCGAACTGGCCTTCCCCGCCCTGGCGATCATCGTCAACTGGCTCACCTTGGGCGCAACGATCGATCTCGTCCAGTTCATCGGCTTCGTCGTCCTCTGGGGATCGATCACATTGCTTTCCTGGCTTCCCGCCCCCAGCACCGTCGCCGAGCCGAGTCCAGCTTCTCCCGTATCCTGA
- a CDS encoding nitroreductase family protein, protein MSHHDAVPPPLVPLPDPDRVAGSRPLDLPEIIRGRRSVRRLRTDPVAPELVTAVLEAAAWAPSPHGTQPWRFVVLTQPERKRQLADAMATAWRHHLAMDGQDEETIARRLAGSQRRLCEAPVLILVCLDPSDLDRYPDPERQAAERTMAIQSLGAAIQNLLLMAYRLGLDTGWMCAPLFCPAVVREILDLPPVLEPQALVTLGYAAADPQRRPRRPLHQLIVRWE, encoded by the coding sequence ATGAGCCACCACGATGCCGTCCCGCCACCCCTCGTCCCGTTGCCTGATCCCGATCGGGTAGCTGGCTCGCGACCGCTCGATCTTCCTGAGATCATTCGCGGTCGCCGCTCGGTCCGCCGCCTGCGAACCGATCCCGTCGCACCGGAACTCGTCACCGCTGTCCTGGAAGCTGCCGCCTGGGCCCCCTCGCCCCACGGCACGCAACCGTGGCGCTTCGTGGTACTCACCCAACCCGAACGCAAACGCCAGCTCGCCGACGCCATGGCAACCGCCTGGCGACACCACTTGGCGATGGACGGACAGGACGAGGAAACGATCGCCCGCCGACTAGCCGGATCCCAGAGGCGACTCTGCGAGGCACCAGTCCTCATCCTGGTCTGTCTCGATCCCAGCGACCTCGACCGGTATCCGGATCCCGAGCGCCAAGCAGCCGAGCGGACCATGGCCATCCAGAGCCTCGGGGCCGCGATCCAGAATCTCCTCCTCATGGCCTACCGACTCGGCCTCGATACCGGCTGGATGTGCGCACCGCTCTTCTGTCCCGCCGTCGTCCGGGAGATCCTCGATCTTCCGCCGGTGCTCGAGCCTCAGGCACTCGTCACGCTCGGGTATGCGGCAGCCGACCCGCAGCGGCGTCCCCGCCGCCCGCTCCACCAGCTGATCGTCCGTTGGGAATGA
- a CDS encoding thermonuclease family protein, translating to MTATPAITGETAQVVTVIDGDTLTVRTASGEAVVRLIGIDAPERGTAGQSAECYFEEATATLRLLTPPGTIVILERDVSETDRYGRLLRYVWIEQDGRWLLVNEELVRRGAAVARRYPPDVRYADRLEAAQRQAQHERRGLWDACTAPSQSPAPLPAPSPRSGCDPSYPDLCLPPPPPDLDCRDIPQRRFRVLPPDPHRLDADGDGIGCESG from the coding sequence ATGACGGCCACGCCAGCGATCACCGGCGAGACGGCGCAAGTCGTCACCGTGATCGACGGCGACACTCTCACGGTGCGTACCGCGAGCGGTGAAGCAGTCGTCCGGCTCATCGGGATCGATGCCCCAGAGCGCGGTACGGCTGGACAGTCAGCCGAATGCTACTTCGAGGAAGCGACTGCCACGCTTCGGCTCCTCACCCCGCCAGGGACCATCGTCATCCTCGAGCGCGACGTGAGCGAGACCGACCGCTACGGTCGGCTCCTCCGCTACGTCTGGATCGAGCAGGACGGACGCTGGCTTCTCGTGAACGAGGAACTCGTCCGGCGTGGTGCGGCCGTTGCCCGCCGCTATCCCCCTGATGTGCGCTATGCCGACCGCCTCGAGGCGGCGCAGCGTCAGGCCCAGCACGAGCGACGCGGCCTCTGGGATGCCTGCACGGCGCCGAGCCAGTCTCCCGCACCGCTACCAGCCCCGAGCCCGCGCTCCGGCTGTGACCCCAGCTATCCCGACCTCTGTCTTCCTCCGCCGCCACCCGACCTCGATTGCCGGGATATCCCGCAGCGTCGCTTCCGCGTCCTTCCACCTGACCCTCATCGACTGGACGCCGACGGCGACGGCATCGGCTGCGAGTCTGGCTGA